One Halobacterium sp. DL1 DNA window includes the following coding sequences:
- a CDS encoding acetyltransferase, translating to MSVTVDKRVVPPGSSEHLESAWELKERIRGEEGLLKQRRGFFANAYRRSSVHCFLDGDTLVGFAAARSDGYILFLAVAPEYRGHGYGERLVASVAGEAGEASCHARVSNDNAIEFYRHLGFTVEREIEDYYEDGVGAYYLRLGDRDRIRDRISEILRGN from the coding sequence GTGAGCGTAACGGTCGACAAGCGCGTGGTGCCCCCGGGCAGTTCAGAGCACCTCGAGAGCGCCTGGGAACTGAAAGAACGCATCCGGGGCGAGGAAGGCCTCCTGAAGCAGCGCCGGGGCTTCTTCGCCAACGCCTACCGGCGCTCGTCGGTCCACTGCTTCCTCGACGGCGACACGCTCGTCGGCTTCGCCGCCGCGCGCTCGGACGGCTACATCCTCTTCCTCGCGGTCGCACCTGAGTACCGCGGCCACGGCTACGGCGAGCGACTCGTCGCGTCGGTCGCTGGAGAGGCCGGGGAGGCGTCTTGTCACGCCCGCGTGAGCAACGATAACGCCATCGAGTTCTACCGCCACCTCGGGTTCACCGTCGAGCGCGAGATCGAGGACTACTACGAGGACGGCGTCGGCGCCTACTACCTCCGACTCGGCGACCGCGACCGCATCCGCGACCGCATCTCCGAGATTCTCCGCGGCAACTAG
- a CDS encoding DoxX family protein produces the protein MSAAVADAVAHVRYVVDGAPTVRAVQFLAAVLSEPLNAALVGGGLLSVVFAMVAFLRYRPASTDVRALRATLSGYREFVPWMLRLALGLPLIGAGFAGYFFSPAVQAPTRVFQVTLGFFLLFGLATRAVALVGLAAYLVGLVVRPELVLASEYVGGFLGVLLLGSGRPSADHLLKEVAAAEGTVYGRFEPLHPLVERFHGLVRPYEQYAPTVIRAGLGFNFALLGFWEKLANPGLALEVVEKYDLTAVVPVDPGLWVVGAGLTELAVGVFLFVGLFTRATAATAFIVLTTTLFGLPDDPVLAHVTLFGLTSALFVTGAGPLSIDERLGAVADYSPLRPATE, from the coding sequence ATGTCCGCAGCCGTCGCCGACGCAGTCGCCCACGTCAGGTACGTGGTGGACGGCGCACCGACCGTCAGGGCCGTGCAGTTCCTCGCGGCGGTGCTGAGCGAGCCACTGAACGCCGCGCTCGTCGGCGGCGGTCTGCTCTCCGTCGTGTTCGCGATGGTCGCCTTCCTCCGCTACCGGCCCGCCAGCACCGACGTGCGGGCGCTCCGGGCGACGCTCTCTGGCTACCGCGAGTTCGTCCCGTGGATGCTCCGACTCGCGCTCGGCTTGCCGCTGATCGGCGCGGGGTTCGCCGGCTACTTCTTCTCGCCGGCGGTCCAGGCACCGACCCGCGTCTTCCAGGTGACCCTGGGCTTCTTCCTGCTGTTCGGGCTGGCCACCCGGGCGGTGGCGCTCGTCGGTCTGGCCGCCTACCTGGTCGGCCTCGTGGTGCGCCCCGAACTCGTGCTCGCCAGCGAGTACGTCGGCGGCTTCCTCGGCGTGTTGCTACTCGGGAGCGGGCGCCCGAGCGCCGACCACCTGCTCAAGGAGGTGGCAGCCGCCGAAGGAACCGTCTACGGCCGCTTCGAACCACTCCACCCGCTCGTCGAGCGGTTCCACGGCCTCGTCAGACCGTACGAGCAGTACGCGCCCACCGTCATCCGCGCCGGCCTGGGGTTCAACTTCGCGCTGCTCGGCTTCTGGGAGAAGCTCGCGAACCCCGGCCTCGCGCTCGAAGTGGTCGAGAAGTACGACCTCACGGCGGTCGTCCCCGTCGACCCCGGACTCTGGGTCGTCGGCGCCGGCCTCACCGAACTCGCGGTCGGCGTCTTCCTCTTCGTGGGCCTGTTCACGCGGGCGACCGCTGCGACAGCGTTCATCGTGTTGACGACGACGCTGTTCGGCCTGCCCGACGACCCGGTGCTCGCCCACGTCACGCTGTTCGGGCTCACGTCCGCGCTGTTCGTCACGGGCGCCGGCCCGCTGTCCATCGACGAGCGACTCGGCGCCGTCGCCGACTACTCGCCGCTGCGGCCGGCAACCGAGTAG
- a CDS encoding tRNA-splicing ligase RtcB: protein MNTFDAGDRTLYEVEENVWELEADEEMRVPARVLANEALLEHIGDDRTLDQLRNVSCMPGVVAPALCMPDGHQGYGFPVGGVAAFDAEEGCISPGGVGFDINCGVRMVKTNLTYEDVQGREEELVDALFDAVPCGLGGGGVHDGTHGDLEAALERGVDWCVEEGYATREDRLHCEDEGMRPDADLSAVSKKAKDRGASQMGSLGSGNHFLEVQRVTDVYDNDTADAFGLEADQVVVLIHCGSRGLGHQICSDYLRRIEDEHPEFLASLPEKDLAAAPAGSELADDYYGAMCAAINFAWVNRQLITHAVRETFADVFDQSWEALEMDLLYDVAHNIAKRETHDVYEVEDGYSLEGDGERVERDLYVHRKGATRAFPAGHPDVPTAYREVGQPVIIPGSMGAGSYVLKGGAESLRRSFGSTAHGAGRLMSRTQAKREYGGGAVQTSLREQNQIYVKAASGETIAEEAPGVYKDVDEVVGVSDALGIGDLVVRTFPVCNVKG from the coding sequence ATGAACACGTTCGACGCCGGCGACCGGACGCTCTACGAGGTCGAGGAGAACGTCTGGGAGCTGGAGGCCGACGAGGAGATGCGCGTTCCGGCGCGCGTACTCGCTAACGAGGCGCTACTCGAGCACATCGGCGACGACCGCACGCTCGACCAGCTGCGGAACGTCTCCTGCATGCCGGGGGTCGTGGCGCCCGCGCTCTGCATGCCCGACGGCCACCAGGGCTACGGCTTCCCCGTCGGCGGCGTCGCCGCCTTCGACGCCGAGGAAGGTTGCATCTCGCCCGGCGGCGTCGGCTTCGACATCAACTGCGGCGTCCGCATGGTGAAGACGAACCTCACCTACGAGGACGTGCAGGGTCGCGAGGAGGAACTCGTCGACGCGCTGTTCGACGCGGTGCCCTGCGGCCTCGGCGGGGGCGGCGTCCACGACGGCACCCACGGCGACCTCGAAGCGGCACTGGAACGCGGCGTCGACTGGTGCGTCGAGGAGGGGTACGCCACTCGCGAGGACCGCCTGCACTGCGAGGACGAGGGGATGCGGCCGGACGCCGACCTCTCGGCGGTGTCGAAGAAGGCCAAGGACCGCGGCGCGAGCCAGATGGGGTCGCTCGGTTCTGGTAACCACTTCCTCGAGGTCCAGCGCGTCACGGACGTGTACGACAACGACACCGCCGACGCGTTCGGCCTCGAAGCGGACCAGGTCGTCGTGCTCATCCACTGCGGCTCCCGGGGCCTCGGCCACCAGATCTGCTCGGACTACCTCCGGCGCATCGAGGACGAGCACCCCGAGTTCCTCGCGTCGCTGCCGGAGAAGGACCTCGCCGCCGCGCCCGCCGGCTCCGAACTCGCCGACGACTACTACGGCGCGATGTGCGCCGCCATCAACTTCGCGTGGGTGAACCGACAGCTCATCACGCACGCCGTCCGCGAGACGTTCGCCGACGTCTTCGACCAGTCCTGGGAGGCCCTGGAGATGGACCTCCTCTACGACGTCGCGCACAACATCGCGAAGCGCGAGACGCACGACGTGTACGAGGTCGAGGACGGCTACAGCCTCGAGGGCGACGGGGAGCGGGTCGAGCGCGACCTCTACGTCCACCGGAAGGGCGCGACGCGCGCGTTCCCCGCCGGCCACCCCGACGTGCCGACGGCGTACCGGGAGGTCGGTCAGCCGGTCATCATCCCCGGAAGCATGGGTGCCGGGAGCTACGTGCTCAAGGGCGGCGCGGAGTCCCTCCGCCGGTCGTTCGGCTCCACCGCACACGGTGCTGGCCGCCTGATGAGTCGCACGCAGGCCAAGCGGGAGTACGGCGGCGGCGCGGTCCAGACGAGCCTCCGCGAGCAGAACCAGATATACGTGAAGGCCGCCTCCGGCGAGACCATCGCTGAGGAGGCCCCCGGCGTCTACAAAGACGTCGACGAAGTGGTCGGCGTCTCCGACGCGCTCGGCATCGGCGACCTCGTGGTCCGGACGTTCCCGGTCTGCAACGTCAAGGGATAG
- a CDS encoding 2', 3'-cyclic nucleotide 2'-phosphodiesterase, with translation MTVRILHYADVENAYDTPERVGRLAGAIDALRDDPAATLVTGGGDDTAPGVLSLACEGAQAQEFFDAVEPDVEVFGNHDFDHGYDAARRAAREFPGAWLNANAHHDGERFAADHTTPTALLDVGDATVGFVGVTAESTPDINPVAADLAVGDAVDAVRDAEHDLRDAGADHVVVVSHRGEDEDIARETTVDAVLGGHEHDRMADSVEGTLVARPGSGGHTLLEVTLSDGDPTATHRETADYPVDEAVAAALRERMAETVTRVDGPVRRTERHLKAGESPVGNFVADALRSAGGADVALLVGGIRQDDPLDGDVTVADLHGLCPFDNEVLVTEVDGATLLDAFADLQLAAVHPGDDVPDWWFGHVSGASLVYDDRDYSVVGARVGGEPVHPEETYEVALSDYHVVTDHIVRAIDEDDVVRAASSLSDALVERAREHGVNTETEGRIRRPYLEEPAVQ, from the coding sequence ATGACCGTCCGTATTCTCCACTACGCCGACGTGGAGAACGCCTACGACACGCCCGAGCGCGTCGGCCGTCTCGCCGGCGCCATCGACGCCCTCCGCGACGACCCCGCGGCGACGCTCGTCACCGGCGGCGGCGACGACACCGCTCCGGGCGTCCTCTCGCTAGCCTGCGAGGGCGCGCAAGCCCAGGAGTTCTTCGACGCGGTAGAGCCCGACGTCGAGGTGTTCGGGAACCACGACTTCGACCACGGCTACGACGCCGCGCGCCGTGCCGCTCGCGAGTTCCCGGGCGCGTGGCTGAACGCGAACGCCCACCACGACGGCGAGCGCTTCGCCGCCGACCACACGACGCCGACGGCGCTCCTCGACGTGGGGGACGCGACCGTCGGGTTCGTCGGCGTCACCGCCGAGTCGACGCCCGACATCAACCCGGTCGCGGCCGACCTGGCGGTCGGCGACGCGGTCGACGCGGTCCGCGACGCCGAGCACGACCTCCGGGATGCCGGCGCGGACCACGTGGTCGTCGTCTCCCACCGAGGCGAGGACGAGGACATCGCCCGCGAAACGACCGTCGACGCCGTCCTCGGCGGCCACGAGCACGACCGGATGGCCGACAGCGTCGAGGGTACGCTCGTCGCCCGACCAGGGTCCGGCGGTCACACGCTCCTCGAGGTCACGCTCAGCGACGGCGACCCGACAGCAACCCACCGCGAGACGGCCGACTACCCCGTCGACGAGGCGGTGGCAGCGGCACTCCGCGAACGTATGGCGGAGACGGTCACCCGCGTCGACGGGCCGGTACGCCGGACGGAGCGCCACCTGAAGGCGGGCGAGAGCCCGGTCGGGAACTTCGTCGCGGACGCGCTCCGGTCCGCCGGCGGCGCCGACGTCGCTCTGCTGGTCGGCGGCATCAGACAGGACGACCCGCTGGACGGCGACGTAACCGTCGCCGACCTCCACGGTCTCTGCCCGTTCGACAACGAGGTGCTGGTCACCGAGGTGGACGGGGCCACGCTGCTCGACGCGTTCGCCGACCTCCAGTTGGCCGCCGTCCACCCGGGCGACGACGTTCCCGACTGGTGGTTCGGCCACGTCTCCGGCGCCAGCCTGGTGTACGACGACCGGGACTACTCGGTGGTTGGGGCGCGCGTCGGCGGCGAACCGGTCCACCCCGAGGAGACCTACGAGGTCGCGCTCTCGGACTACCACGTCGTGACGGACCACATCGTCCGGGCAATCGACGAGGACGACGTGGTGCGGGCCGCCAGCAGCCTCAGCGACGCGCTCGTCGAGCGGGCGCGAGAACACGGCGTGAATACGGAGACGGAGGGACGCATTCGTCGCCCCTACCTCGAGGAGCCGGCGGTCCAGTAG
- a CDS encoding peptidase M24 — protein sequence MTPPYPKLDAHLEAVGADGYLLDADGEDSSQYYLSGYHAPDNFVTLYTDGEVHLLVSGLEYTRAIEDSDADEVRKFDAYGYREKAADVGPPKATKLVVADFVAEFGVESVAVPASFPTGTTDILRDHGVSVTPAYHDPVEQVRAVKSEEEAEHIREAQRANEAAMAAAESLVEEASVEDGVLHHAGDVLTSERVRDRIEATLQDHQCEPSETIVACGPAAARAHDTGSGPLRADTPIVVDIFPRHKRTRYFADMTRTFVKGDPSEQVQEWYDVAFEAYEAALDAIEPGATGEDVHFAVCDVIEDAGYPTTRSHDGLENGFFHSTGHGVGLDVHESPHVAEHGEVLEAGHVITIEPGLYEQGVGGVRVEDLVVVTEDGYENLTDYPDDLRVL from the coding sequence ATGACGCCGCCCTATCCGAAACTGGACGCGCACCTCGAGGCCGTTGGCGCGGACGGCTATCTCCTCGACGCCGACGGCGAGGACAGCAGCCAGTACTACCTCTCGGGCTACCACGCGCCGGACAACTTCGTCACGTTGTACACCGACGGCGAGGTCCATCTGCTCGTCTCGGGGCTGGAGTACACGCGAGCAATCGAGGACAGCGACGCCGACGAAGTACGGAAGTTCGACGCGTACGGCTACCGCGAGAAGGCCGCGGACGTGGGGCCACCGAAGGCCACGAAACTGGTCGTCGCCGACTTCGTCGCGGAGTTCGGCGTCGAGTCGGTTGCCGTGCCCGCGTCGTTCCCGACCGGCACGACGGACATCCTGCGCGACCACGGCGTGAGCGTCACGCCTGCGTACCACGACCCGGTAGAGCAGGTGCGCGCCGTGAAGTCCGAAGAGGAGGCCGAACACATACGCGAGGCCCAGCGCGCGAACGAGGCGGCGATGGCGGCCGCCGAGTCCCTCGTCGAGGAAGCGAGCGTCGAGGATGGTGTGCTCCACCACGCTGGCGACGTATTGACGAGCGAGCGCGTCCGCGACCGCATCGAGGCGACGCTCCAGGACCACCAGTGCGAACCCAGCGAGACCATCGTCGCGTGCGGGCCGGCCGCCGCTCGCGCCCACGACACCGGTTCCGGGCCGCTGCGAGCAGACACGCCCATCGTCGTGGACATCTTCCCGCGGCACAAGCGCACGCGGTACTTCGCGGACATGACGCGGACGTTCGTGAAGGGCGACCCCAGCGAGCAGGTCCAGGAGTGGTACGACGTCGCGTTCGAGGCGTACGAGGCGGCACTGGACGCCATCGAACCCGGAGCGACTGGCGAGGACGTCCACTTCGCCGTCTGCGACGTCATAGAGGACGCCGGCTACCCCACGACGCGCAGCCACGACGGTCTCGAGAACGGCTTCTTCCACAGCACCGGCCACGGCGTCGGCCTGGACGTCCACGAGTCGCCACACGTCGCCGAACACGGCGAAGTGCTGGAAGCCGGTCACGTCATCACCATCGAGCCAGGTCTCTACGAGCAGGGCGTCGGCGGCGTCCGCGTCGAAGACCTCGTCGTCGTCACCGAGGACGGCTACGAGAACCTGACCGACTACCCCGACGACCTGCGAGTGCTCTGA
- a CDS encoding translation initiation factor aIF-2B subunit alpha: MIDETAEEIREMRTHSSSVVAVKAARALRDLIDKDYPTVEEYVRALERNSNALRRANASHASLVTTQRAVVDAVRDADPASVAEAKEVTAAAIEDVVETVENAKHAAAEATAERIEDGQTLLTHDYSSTVLEALELAAQDGKHLEVFVTEARPRHLGRKTARTLAEIDRIEPTLIVDGASGYYLGDCDRVVLGMDCIVDDTYYNRVGTYPLVATAADVGTPVTVSGSSAKLVDDGFRFENDYRDPSEVIREPPEGFEVKNPAYDATPTRLLDVVVTDEGVEEY, translated from the coding sequence ATGATAGACGAGACTGCCGAGGAGATCCGAGAGATGCGGACGCACTCCTCCTCGGTCGTCGCCGTGAAGGCCGCTCGCGCGCTCCGGGACCTCATCGACAAGGACTACCCGACCGTCGAGGAGTACGTACGAGCACTCGAACGGAACAGCAACGCCCTCCGCCGCGCGAACGCCTCCCACGCGTCGCTCGTGACCACTCAGCGGGCCGTCGTGGACGCCGTGCGTGACGCCGACCCCGCGTCCGTCGCAGAGGCAAAGGAGGTCACTGCGGCCGCCATCGAGGACGTCGTCGAGACCGTAGAGAACGCGAAACACGCGGCCGCAGAGGCCACCGCCGAGCGCATCGAGGACGGCCAGACGCTGCTCACCCACGACTACTCCTCGACGGTGCTGGAGGCGCTGGAGCTGGCCGCCCAGGACGGCAAACACCTGGAGGTGTTCGTGACGGAGGCCCGCCCGCGCCACCTCGGGCGGAAGACGGCGCGCACGCTCGCGGAGATCGACCGCATCGAACCGACGCTCATCGTGGACGGCGCCTCCGGCTACTATCTCGGCGACTGCGACCGCGTGGTCCTCGGGATGGACTGCATCGTGGATGACACGTACTACAACCGCGTGGGGACGTACCCGCTGGTCGCGACGGCCGCGGACGTCGGCACGCCCGTCACCGTCTCGGGGTCGAGCGCGAAACTCGTCGACGACGGCTTCCGCTTCGAGAACGATTACCGCGACCCCAGCGAGGTCATCCGGGAACCCCCGGAGGGCTTCGAGGTGAAGAATCCGGCGTACGACGCGACGCCGACCCGACTGCTCGACGTCGTGGTGACCGACGAGGGCGTCGAGGAGTACTGA
- a CDS encoding 2', 3'-cyclic nucleotide 2'-phosphodiesterase, producing MAVRILHYSDLENVYDTPEQAGRLASLLRDRGDAIAAGSGDNTSPGVLSLVTEGRQALDLYEAVDPDVATFGNHDFDYGADTTAEIVADSPQTWVSANVSRDGDPIGGVEPWTIVERDGVRVGFLGVLDDATPALNPMASDLTVTDPVAATREAAADLRDAGADYVVVLSHLGRDDEELAAATDVDAVLGGHIASERVERIDGTLLTRPGSGGEVVLEVNLESGDVTRRVVADEPVHEPLAERLQERMDETGLNDVVGEVETPLERTEKTLFRGESRIGNFVADAYRWAAGTDVALQNSGGVRDGPAIEGEVTVSDLVSVVPFEEPVSVAELTGAELLDVFRGARGGSLGFAEPEWWHAHVSGAELVWDADTDELVEVTVGGDAVDPERTYTLATTDYLFYSDDEFPALDEAHRVERLGVQHQVLAEYARERGIDPEIEGRVEMHADD from the coding sequence ATGGCGGTCCGCATCCTCCACTACTCAGACCTGGAGAACGTCTACGACACGCCCGAGCAGGCCGGGCGACTCGCCTCCCTCCTCCGCGACCGCGGCGACGCCATCGCCGCCGGGTCCGGGGACAACACGTCGCCGGGCGTGCTCTCGCTCGTGACCGAGGGCCGGCAGGCGCTCGACCTCTACGAGGCTGTCGACCCCGACGTGGCGACGTTCGGCAACCACGACTTCGACTACGGCGCCGACACCACGGCCGAAATCGTCGCCGACTCCCCACAGACCTGGGTGAGCGCGAACGTCTCGCGCGACGGCGACCCCATCGGCGGCGTCGAACCGTGGACCATCGTCGAGCGCGACGGCGTACGCGTCGGCTTCCTCGGCGTCCTCGACGACGCTACGCCCGCGCTGAACCCGATGGCGAGCGACCTCACCGTCACCGACCCGGTCGCCGCGACCCGTGAGGCCGCCGCCGACCTCCGCGACGCGGGCGCCGACTACGTCGTCGTGCTCTCCCACCTGGGGCGCGACGACGAGGAACTCGCCGCCGCCACCGACGTGGACGCCGTCCTCGGCGGCCACATCGCCTCGGAGCGCGTCGAGCGCATCGACGGGACGCTCCTCACGCGACCGGGGTCGGGCGGCGAGGTCGTCCTCGAAGTGAACCTCGAATCCGGGGACGTGACCCGCCGCGTCGTCGCCGACGAACCCGTTCACGAACCGCTCGCCGAGCGACTCCAGGAGCGGATGGACGAGACCGGGCTGAACGACGTCGTCGGGGAGGTCGAGACGCCGCTGGAGCGCACCGAGAAGACGCTGTTCCGCGGGGAGTCCCGCATCGGGAACTTCGTCGCGGACGCCTACCGGTGGGCCGCGGGGACGGACGTAGCGCTCCAGAACTCCGGTGGCGTCCGGGACGGCCCTGCCATCGAGGGCGAGGTGACGGTGTCGGACCTCGTCAGCGTCGTGCCCTTCGAGGAACCGGTGAGCGTCGCGGAACTGACTGGCGCGGAACTGCTGGACGTGTTCCGCGGCGCGCGCGGCGGGAGCCTGGGATTCGCGGAACCCGAGTGGTGGCACGCCCACGTCTCGGGCGCGGAACTCGTCTGGGACGCCGATACGGACGAACTCGTCGAAGTCACCGTCGGCGGCGACGCCGTCGACCCCGAGCGCACGTACACGCTCGCCACCACGGACTACCTGTTCTACTCCGACGACGAGTTCCCCGCCCTCGACGAGGCCCACCGCGTCGAGCGCCTCGGCGTGCAACACCAGGTGCTCGCCGAGTACGCCCGCGAGCGCGGCATCGACCCCGAGATAGAGGGGCGCGTCGAGATGCACGCCGACGACTGA
- a CDS encoding GNAT family acetyltraansferase has product MLTVATDDGETLYVAEDEAERGQDGPFLVVYRTPERERRWGWFCTNCESVDNAMDSMGRIECNVCGNFKKPDEWDSAHE; this is encoded by the coding sequence ATGTTGACGGTGGCGACCGACGACGGGGAGACGCTGTACGTCGCCGAGGACGAGGCCGAGCGCGGACAGGACGGCCCGTTCCTCGTCGTCTACCGCACGCCCGAGCGGGAACGCCGGTGGGGCTGGTTTTGCACGAACTGCGAGTCCGTCGACAACGCGATGGACTCGATGGGGCGCATCGAGTGCAACGTCTGCGGGAACTTCAAGAAGCCCGACGAGTGGGACTCTGCTCACGAGTAG
- a CDS encoding alanine--glyoxylate aminotransferase: MTDAPDVGELNPPQRTLMGPGPSPVHPRVLRAMSTPLVGHLDPSFVDIMDETQELLRYAFQTDNEWTIPVSGTGSAAMEAAIGNLVEPGDTFLAPTNGYFGDRMAEMARRAGGDVVRVGAPWGEPLDPDDVADACEEYDPDVFGFVHAETSTGAKQPNVPAITEAAHDHDALVIADTVTSIGGVELRVDDWNIDAAYAGPQKCLSCPPGASPLTLNDRAMDKVLDREEPARSWYLDLSLLEGYWGDERAYHHTAPVSNVYALREALRLVAEEGIENRWERHLEMAGALKAGVEAMGLGLNPEDDYWLPSLNAVRVPDGVDDGAVIDYVLDAYDLEIAAGLGDLSGDVFRIGCMGHGARPENVTLVVAALADAFDALGADVDADAGLAATRESLR, translated from the coding sequence ATGACAGACGCGCCAGACGTGGGCGAGCTGAATCCGCCGCAGCGAACGCTGATGGGTCCGGGGCCGAGCCCGGTCCACCCGCGCGTGCTGAGGGCGATGAGCACGCCGCTCGTGGGCCACCTCGACCCGTCGTTCGTCGACATCATGGACGAGACCCAGGAACTGCTCCGGTACGCGTTCCAGACGGACAACGAGTGGACGATTCCCGTCTCGGGGACGGGGAGCGCGGCGATGGAGGCGGCCATCGGCAACCTCGTCGAACCCGGGGACACGTTCCTCGCGCCGACGAACGGCTACTTTGGCGACCGGATGGCGGAGATGGCGCGCCGGGCGGGTGGCGACGTGGTGCGCGTCGGCGCCCCGTGGGGGGAACCCCTGGACCCCGACGACGTGGCCGACGCCTGCGAGGAGTACGACCCGGACGTCTTCGGGTTCGTCCACGCGGAGACGTCCACGGGCGCGAAGCAGCCGAACGTGCCCGCCATCACCGAGGCTGCCCACGACCACGACGCGCTCGTGATCGCCGACACAGTGACGAGCATCGGCGGCGTCGAACTGCGCGTCGACGACTGGAACATCGACGCGGCGTACGCCGGCCCGCAGAAGTGCCTCTCCTGTCCGCCGGGTGCCAGTCCGCTGACGCTGAACGACCGTGCGATGGACAAAGTTCTGGACCGCGAGGAGCCCGCTCGCTCGTGGTACCTCGACCTCTCGCTGCTGGAGGGCTACTGGGGCGACGAGCGCGCGTACCACCACACAGCGCCGGTCTCGAACGTCTACGCGCTTCGGGAGGCACTCCGCCTCGTGGCCGAGGAGGGCATCGAGAACCGCTGGGAGCGCCACCTGGAGATGGCGGGCGCGCTGAAGGCCGGCGTCGAGGCGATGGGGCTCGGCCTCAATCCGGAAGACGACTACTGGCTGCCGAGTCTCAACGCCGTCCGCGTGCCCGACGGCGTCGACGACGGCGCGGTCATCGACTACGTGCTCGACGCCTACGACCTCGAGATCGCCGCCGGGCTCGGCGACCTGTCGGGCGACGTGTTCCGCATCGGCTGCATGGGCCACGGCGCTCGCCCGGAGAACGTGACCCTGGTCGTCGCGGCGCTCGCCGACGCCTTCGACGCGCTGGGTGCGGACGTCGACGCCGACGCGGGACTCGCGGCGACGCGGGAGTCCCTCCGGTAG
- a CDS encoding mechanosensitive ion channel MscS: MQTDTPSSLTEVVDRAIDGFLGNVVDALPEILTGLVFLALAAVLIRLVVAVVRWFLRRIYHSQPIYVQLGGTLASIGLWFGALLAFLSAVGLPEIAAALGTASGFLALGVSYALSGMLADAVAGIYLLRDPDFNPGDTVVAGDVTGTVKTIELRKTRFEVGDDTVVRANAEVEKKWTKKAE; this comes from the coding sequence ATGCAGACCGACACGCCGTCGTCGCTGACGGAGGTGGTGGACAGGGCCATCGACGGGTTCCTGGGCAACGTCGTCGACGCCCTCCCGGAGATACTCACCGGCCTCGTCTTCCTCGCGCTCGCGGCGGTCCTCATCAGGCTAGTCGTCGCCGTCGTGCGGTGGTTCCTGCGTCGCATCTACCACAGCCAACCCATCTACGTCCAGCTGGGCGGCACGCTCGCGTCCATCGGGCTCTGGTTCGGGGCGCTGCTGGCGTTCCTCTCCGCCGTCGGCCTCCCGGAGATCGCGGCCGCGCTCGGCACCGCCTCCGGGTTCCTCGCACTCGGCGTCTCCTACGCCCTCTCCGGGATGCTCGCCGACGCCGTCGCGGGCATCTACCTCCTCCGCGACCCGGACTTCAACCCCGGCGACACCGTCGTCGCGGGCGACGTGACCGGCACCGTGAAGACCATCGAACTCCGGAAGACGCGCTTCGAGGTCGGCGACGACACCGTGGTGCGTGCCAACGCGGAGGTCGAGAAGAAGTGGACGAAGAAGGCCGAGTGA
- a CDS encoding hydrolase codes for MFVGHATFAFGVIALLALRLGASRERALVLGVFAGLFAAVPDVDMAYAVVGLVAADPTTPSAAVNSFWGASTVVHRAVTHSLVVALPAAAGFALAPTHRRVAASVLVAMVAAVALVSGPLGVFVVALFAAAGWLVAVGGHRFGVRGKSLFGVALFGLASHPFGDLFTGQPPRLFYPLDVVVFDGRIALSADPTFHLLGAFGVELVAIWVGVVGALALADHRLTDHMDGRAAAGTAYALAVFVMPPPTLDVSYHFVFGVVAVGLVASVPVPRGRSIPRPTPFNALVTGLTTVTVAGAAYAVAYAAGLA; via the coding sequence ATGTTCGTCGGCCACGCCACGTTCGCGTTCGGCGTGATCGCCCTCCTCGCGCTCCGCCTCGGGGCGTCCCGGGAGCGCGCGCTGGTCCTCGGGGTCTTCGCCGGCCTCTTCGCCGCTGTCCCCGACGTGGACATGGCGTACGCGGTCGTCGGCCTCGTCGCCGCGGACCCGACCACGCCGTCCGCCGCCGTCAACTCGTTCTGGGGCGCCTCGACGGTCGTCCACCGCGCGGTGACGCACTCGCTCGTCGTCGCCCTGCCAGCCGCCGCGGGGTTCGCGCTCGCGCCCACGCACCGGCGTGTCGCGGCGAGCGTGCTGGTCGCCATGGTCGCGGCCGTCGCCCTCGTCTCCGGCCCCCTCGGCGTGTTCGTCGTCGCGCTGTTCGCCGCCGCCGGCTGGCTCGTCGCCGTCGGCGGCCACCGCTTCGGGGTGCGCGGGAAGAGCCTGTTCGGCGTCGCGCTGTTCGGGCTCGCCAGCCACCCGTTCGGCGACCTGTTCACGGGCCAACCGCCGCGCCTGTTCTACCCCCTCGATGTCGTCGTCTTCGACGGCCGCATCGCGCTCTCCGCGGACCCCACGTTCCACCTGCTCGGCGCGTTCGGCGTCGAACTCGTCGCGATCTGGGTGGGCGTTGTGGGCGCGCTCGCGCTCGCCGACCACCGGCTCACCGACCACATGGACGGCCGCGCGGCGGCCGGCACGGCGTACGCGCTCGCTGTGTTCGTGATGCCACCGCCGACCCTCGACGTCTCCTACCACTTCGTGTTCGGCGTCGTCGCCGTCGGCCTCGTCGCCTCCGTCCCCGTCCCGCGAGGACGCTCGATTCCCCGCCCGACGCCGTTCAACGCGCTCGTGACCGGGCTGACGACGGTCACAGTCGCCGGAGCCGCCTACGCCGTGGCGTACGCCGCGGGACTCGCATGA